One Fuerstiella marisgermanici DNA window includes the following coding sequences:
- a CDS encoding VIT domain-containing protein, whose translation MYRTVINVRWAAAALTISGLLLAVGCSETQDQTTGDVGATQHANDNERLAQESYPELAGGTSVVFTDDSAEAAKEAPPINSQHSPFSVTEDAPAEAAESIMPEAEGLGVGGGGFGRGMSAPKTEPQAPTPGAADEYKLKLADSEPASPTLRSRAATPKSEDGLNAADGERGGVTSKGGRGIISRGKKLYFESRLSESKERVLNLSLQPGEELWVIAKATAARTATPDSETPGCGALMATLPNEPKEVPVPLKHTAVEGSIDGYIATVNVTQQFHNPYDSKIEAVYVFPLPNNAAVNEFVMTVGDRKIRGIIREREQAEKIYAAAKSQGHVASLMTQERPNIFTQKVANIEPGKQIDINIRYFNTLQYDDGAYEFVFPMVVGPRFNPPATTDGVGAVARNTHGSSGQKTEVQYLAPNERSGHDISLSLNISAGVDIEGVQCVNHQIDVKDICESQRKVVLANRDSLPNKDFVLRYKVAGDQIKTAMLTHEDDHGKYFTMMLYPPKDLSHVQRSPMEMVFVLDCSGSMRGKPMAQAKAAISHALKSLTPRDTFQIIQFSNNASQLGAEPVLATRENIEAGLKYLSTLSGNGGTHMIEGIKAALDFPHDEGRFRLVSFMTDGYIGNEQQILGTLHDKLGASRIFSFGVGQSPNRFLMNRMAGLGRGAVAYLSLNDDAVAIMDRFNQRISHPAMTDLAIDWGKMEVTDVYPQRLPDLIVGRPVVLTGRFEGNPDTVRMNGRVDMEPASFAVALNEDDAQAEHKGIAAVWARLKIKDLMNHQIVAPELAGEIRETVTKTALAYNLMSSFTAFVAVDSMTKTEGDFGTTVAVPVPVPEGVKYETTVGGN comes from the coding sequence ATGTACCGCACAGTGATAAATGTTCGATGGGCTGCCGCAGCATTGACAATTTCAGGCCTACTGCTGGCTGTCGGCTGCAGTGAAACGCAGGACCAGACAACCGGCGACGTTGGAGCGACTCAGCATGCCAACGACAACGAAAGGTTAGCCCAGGAAAGCTACCCAGAGCTTGCCGGTGGGACTAGCGTCGTATTTACAGACGATAGTGCTGAGGCAGCGAAAGAAGCGCCGCCGATCAACTCACAACACTCGCCGTTCTCCGTTACAGAGGATGCGCCCGCCGAGGCCGCTGAATCGATCATGCCGGAAGCGGAAGGTCTGGGCGTGGGTGGAGGCGGGTTCGGCAGAGGAATGTCGGCACCCAAAACAGAGCCACAGGCACCAACTCCGGGAGCAGCCGACGAGTACAAGCTGAAACTCGCCGACTCAGAACCGGCCAGCCCAACACTCAGGTCACGCGCGGCCACGCCAAAGTCAGAAGACGGGTTAAACGCCGCTGACGGTGAACGTGGTGGCGTCACTTCAAAAGGCGGCCGAGGCATTATTAGTCGTGGAAAAAAACTTTACTTCGAAAGTAGGCTGAGCGAAAGCAAAGAGCGAGTCCTCAACTTAAGCCTGCAACCCGGCGAAGAACTCTGGGTCATTGCTAAAGCCACAGCTGCTCGGACTGCGACTCCGGATTCGGAAACGCCTGGTTGCGGAGCGTTGATGGCCACTCTGCCGAACGAACCGAAGGAGGTGCCCGTGCCGTTGAAGCACACAGCGGTCGAAGGCAGCATTGACGGCTATATCGCAACGGTCAACGTCACTCAGCAGTTCCACAACCCGTACGATTCCAAAATCGAAGCCGTCTACGTCTTCCCGCTGCCAAACAATGCAGCCGTTAACGAATTCGTCATGACCGTCGGCGACCGCAAGATCCGCGGGATCATTCGCGAACGAGAACAGGCTGAGAAGATCTACGCGGCCGCAAAATCGCAGGGACACGTCGCGTCACTGATGACTCAGGAACGCCCGAACATCTTCACTCAGAAAGTCGCCAACATCGAACCGGGCAAACAAATCGACATCAACATACGCTACTTCAACACGCTGCAATACGACGATGGTGCCTACGAATTCGTGTTTCCAATGGTCGTTGGACCTCGCTTTAACCCGCCCGCTACGACCGATGGCGTGGGCGCTGTGGCCCGAAATACTCATGGCAGCAGCGGCCAGAAAACGGAAGTCCAATATCTGGCTCCCAACGAACGCAGCGGCCACGACATTTCTCTTTCGCTGAATATCAGCGCGGGGGTCGACATCGAGGGCGTTCAGTGCGTAAACCATCAGATCGACGTGAAAGACATTTGTGAATCGCAGCGTAAGGTGGTGCTGGCAAATCGCGACTCGCTGCCAAACAAAGACTTCGTGCTGCGTTACAAAGTGGCGGGAGATCAAATCAAAACAGCGATGCTGACTCACGAAGACGACCACGGCAAGTACTTCACCATGATGCTGTACCCGCCGAAGGATCTTTCTCACGTGCAGCGCAGCCCAATGGAGATGGTCTTCGTGCTGGACTGCTCGGGCAGCATGCGTGGCAAACCAATGGCTCAGGCAAAGGCCGCGATTAGTCATGCGTTGAAGTCACTGACACCTCGCGACACATTTCAGATCATTCAGTTTTCCAATAACGCCTCACAGCTTGGTGCCGAACCGGTTTTGGCGACACGGGAAAACATCGAGGCCGGCCTGAAGTACCTGTCCACGTTAAGCGGCAATGGGGGAACACACATGATCGAAGGCATCAAAGCCGCACTCGATTTCCCTCACGACGAAGGTCGCTTTCGCCTCGTATCGTTCATGACTGACGGTTACATCGGCAACGAACAGCAGATTTTGGGGACGCTGCACGACAAGCTGGGTGCCTCGCGAATCTTCAGCTTCGGCGTCGGTCAGTCACCGAATCGTTTTCTCATGAATCGAATGGCGGGCCTGGGGCGCGGGGCCGTCGCTTACTTGAGTCTTAACGACGACGCAGTGGCGATCATGGACCGATTTAACCAGCGGATCAGCCACCCGGCGATGACGGATCTGGCGATTGACTGGGGCAAAATGGAAGTGACCGACGTCTACCCGCAGCGTCTGCCGGACCTGATCGTCGGTCGCCCGGTTGTGCTCACGGGTCGATTTGAAGGCAATCCGGACACGGTCCGCATGAACGGCCGAGTCGACATGGAACCGGCGTCGTTTGCTGTTGCTCTGAACGAGGATGACGCTCAGGCCGAACACAAAGGCATCGCGGCCGTGTGGGCTCGACTAAAGATTAAAGACCTGATGAATCACCAGATTGTCGCGCCGGAATTGGCGGGCGAAATTCGCGAAACCGTGACCAAAACCGCGCTGGCGTACAACCTGATGAGTTCCTTCACCGCGTTTGTGGCTGTGGATTCAATGACCAAGACAGAAGGCGACTTTGGAACGACCGTTGCCGTTCCCGTGCCGGTTCCGGAAGGAGTGAAGTACGAAACAACAGTCGGCGGCAATTGA
- a CDS encoding PQQ-like beta-propeller repeat protein → MDSVFRRACFVFSGTFLIVSGCGPAAKPVQEVTVDPDQIAEATPIEISDDDWPWWRGPSGQNVASVTSVPTSWSDSENVDWKTQVPGRGHGSPTIVGNQIFLCSADEEAATQFVVCFDRERGTELWKTIIHTGGLPGRGQMHPKSTHANCTVACDGQSIYVGFLNSEHITATSLTLDGTIRWQQNLGYFGSRFGYAPSPCLFESLAIYAADNQGGGFIAAVHRDTGDVVWRKARNNVNTYSPVVLANIADEPQLLISGDDRVASYAPLTGKELWSCAGTAEATCGTAVWHDNLVYASGGYPSRQTVCVDATTGRKVWDDKVKCYEQSMLIANDHLFAVNDDGIALCRDAKTGKVKWKQRLQGAFSASPLLVGDLIYATNEAGTTWVFEASADAYKQVAKNQLGTEAFASLVACGDRIFARVATGNGPDRQEYLYCIGTP, encoded by the coding sequence ATGGACAGCGTTTTTCGCCGCGCCTGCTTTGTTTTCTCGGGCACCTTTCTGATCGTTTCCGGCTGCGGGCCGGCGGCCAAACCAGTCCAGGAAGTGACAGTTGATCCGGACCAAATTGCCGAAGCGACTCCGATCGAAATCAGCGATGACGACTGGCCGTGGTGGCGAGGACCGAGTGGTCAGAACGTTGCGTCAGTGACCAGCGTTCCCACAAGCTGGAGTGATTCCGAAAACGTTGACTGGAAAACGCAGGTGCCTGGTCGGGGACACGGTTCGCCCACGATTGTTGGAAATCAAATCTTCCTATGTTCCGCCGATGAAGAGGCTGCGACGCAATTCGTGGTCTGCTTCGACCGCGAACGCGGCACGGAACTTTGGAAAACGATAATCCATACCGGTGGCCTGCCCGGTCGCGGGCAAATGCATCCGAAGAGTACTCATGCCAACTGCACTGTGGCGTGCGACGGTCAATCCATCTACGTTGGCTTTTTGAATTCAGAACACATCACCGCCACCAGTCTGACGCTTGACGGCACCATTCGCTGGCAACAGAACCTGGGCTACTTTGGGTCAAGGTTCGGCTACGCTCCTTCGCCCTGTCTGTTCGAATCACTCGCCATTTACGCCGCCGATAATCAAGGCGGTGGATTCATCGCGGCCGTGCATCGAGACACTGGCGATGTTGTCTGGCGGAAGGCTCGCAACAACGTAAACACCTATTCGCCAGTGGTGCTGGCAAACATTGCCGACGAGCCGCAGCTGTTGATCAGCGGCGACGACCGGGTTGCCAGCTACGCTCCATTGACCGGTAAGGAATTGTGGAGTTGCGCTGGCACAGCTGAAGCGACCTGTGGCACTGCAGTCTGGCACGATAACCTTGTGTACGCCAGCGGTGGTTATCCGTCGCGACAAACGGTTTGCGTCGATGCGACAACCGGCCGCAAGGTGTGGGATGACAAGGTCAAGTGTTATGAGCAATCAATGCTGATTGCCAACGACCATCTATTCGCTGTCAACGATGACGGCATCGCGCTGTGCCGTGATGCAAAGACCGGCAAGGTGAAGTGGAAACAGCGATTACAAGGAGCCTTCAGCGCGTCGCCGTTGCTGGTGGGTGACCTGATCTACGCCACCAACGAAGCCGGCACAACATGGGTCTTCGAAGCCAGCGCTGACGCATACAAGCAAGTCGCGAAGAACCAACTTGGCACAGAAGCGTTTGCGTCATTGGTTGCGTGTGGAGATCGCATTTTCGCGAGAGTCGCGACGGGCAACGGTCCCGATCGGCAGGAATACCTATACTGCATCGGCACACCGTAG
- a CDS encoding FHA domain-containing protein encodes MKVVLELQDQPSNIKKVTVRHDIVIGRGADCNLRLSAPQVSRRHCFLRISEDSATVTDLESSNGTYLNGQRLTSSKRYTLEDGASLAIGPVQFTIRVLSEVLAPEVLEVGVNDARIESESAQTDGGTPPDNEVAAAAAGGTGANDPSSMNFAIESGGHAADEDDPTTDYLATDSADGDNQFDDGSDSVVSIIDDRDVPPVEPKHTSREPDTIASSANGGIGGRVDAELADDGFELLSADEVQEVDAEDETVNIEGDDAAGMNQDFLHVADDELLVDEDDVSPELPAADRQSSSDENLEDDLRDFLNGLD; translated from the coding sequence ATGAAAGTTGTGTTGGAGTTGCAGGATCAGCCATCCAACATCAAGAAGGTGACTGTGCGTCATGACATTGTGATTGGCCGAGGTGCTGACTGCAATTTGCGCCTTTCTGCCCCGCAGGTCAGCCGTCGGCACTGCTTTCTAAGAATTAGCGAAGACTCAGCCACAGTCACAGATTTGGAAAGCAGCAACGGCACATATCTGAACGGCCAGCGTCTTACATCCAGCAAACGTTATACGCTGGAAGACGGCGCAAGCCTCGCGATAGGGCCGGTTCAGTTCACCATTCGGGTGCTTTCCGAAGTATTGGCTCCGGAGGTCCTCGAAGTTGGCGTCAACGATGCTCGGATCGAATCCGAATCCGCGCAGACTGACGGTGGTACCCCGCCAGACAACGAAGTGGCAGCGGCTGCGGCGGGTGGTACCGGGGCAAATGATCCGAGCTCGATGAACTTTGCCATCGAGTCCGGTGGCCATGCGGCGGATGAGGACGATCCAACGACAGACTATCTCGCTACAGATTCAGCCGACGGCGACAACCAGTTCGACGATGGAAGTGATTCCGTTGTCTCGATAATTGATGATCGGGACGTGCCGCCCGTTGAACCAAAACACACGAGTCGCGAACCGGACACGATCGCCAGTTCTGCGAACGGCGGTATCGGTGGTCGTGTAGATGCTGAGTTAGCGGATGATGGCTTTGAACTGCTGTCAGCCGATGAAGTCCAGGAAGTCGATGCCGAAGACGAGACCGTCAACATCGAAGGTGATGACGCTGCCGGCATGAACCAGGATTTTCTACACGTCGCCGACGATGAGCTGCTGGTTGACGAGGACGACGTTTCGCCGGAACTGCCGGCGGCCGACAGGCAATCGTCATCCGACGAAAATCTGGAGGACGATCTGCGAGATTTCCTCAACGGGCTGGATTAG
- a CDS encoding lipoyl(octanoyl) transferase LipB — translation MTVDWESFTDKTIEVAEVRLLGLVDAPSVFALQKLMAHEVRQQAQVSASILICEHPPTLTVGTEGNLLDLPADPRELESRSLQVHRVGRDGGTYLHVPGQLAAYVVVSLDECVFGENEFRWRLQDAVIQTCKDSQVIAHRREGDSGAVWGRHGLVSEIGISMDRGVTGFGVYLNVSCPLEDLRQFGRGLKGDRISSLSAERVRPSIMPQVRSSLIQHLCEQVGYPEYHIHTGHPFLKRVQRAGGMPAE, via the coding sequence ATGACGGTCGATTGGGAATCATTCACTGACAAGACGATTGAAGTTGCAGAAGTACGACTTCTGGGGCTCGTCGATGCGCCGTCTGTATTCGCCCTGCAGAAACTGATGGCTCATGAAGTGAGGCAGCAGGCTCAGGTGAGTGCTTCGATTCTGATCTGCGAACACCCACCAACGCTGACCGTGGGAACAGAAGGTAACCTGCTGGACCTGCCCGCCGATCCACGGGAACTGGAATCGCGGTCGCTTCAGGTTCACCGCGTTGGACGCGATGGCGGAACGTACCTGCATGTGCCGGGTCAGCTGGCGGCTTACGTCGTCGTGTCGCTCGACGAGTGCGTTTTCGGTGAAAATGAGTTTCGCTGGCGGCTTCAGGATGCCGTCATCCAAACCTGCAAGGATTCCCAAGTGATCGCTCATCGTCGTGAAGGCGACAGCGGCGCGGTCTGGGGCCGACATGGTTTGGTCAGTGAGATCGGCATTTCGATGGACCGCGGCGTGACTGGCTTCGGCGTTTATTTGAATGTGAGCTGCCCGCTGGAAGATCTGCGCCAGTTTGGCCGCGGACTGAAGGGAGACAGGATATCATCCTTGAGTGCCGAACGCGTGCGACCGTCGATTATGCCTCAGGTCCGCTCTTCCCTGATTCAACACCTGTGTGAACAGGTCGGCTATCCCGAGTACCATATTCACACAGGCCATCCTTTCCTAAAACGCGTCCAGCGAGCGGGCGGCATGCCAGCCGAATAG
- the lipA gene encoding lipoyl synthase, giving the protein MTSLPIIEAPSEPPKRRLPKWLKRPLPQPGMAYTDDVISDLRLETVCESAKCPNRSECWSQQTATFMIGGNVCTRPCGFCSVPKGKTTALEIDEPERVAEAAERLGLKYVVITSVTRDDLPDGGAEHWYDTVLAVRNRTGADVEVLTPDFMGNRAAISRVIEARPDVFNHNTETVPRLYHKVRRNAEYQRTLDLLKQVKDEAPDMPTKSGLMLGLGETREELMDVCADLRAVGCDMITLGQYLQPSPDHLPVDRYVPPEEFDEIGELCRKLGFRMVASGPFVRSSYHAGEMTDHMDSGTQPVMMNEGMALNPVPGKVF; this is encoded by the coding sequence ATGACCAGTTTACCCATCATTGAAGCTCCTTCTGAGCCACCGAAACGACGACTTCCCAAGTGGTTAAAGCGACCGCTGCCGCAGCCCGGCATGGCGTACACGGACGACGTGATCTCCGACCTGCGCCTCGAAACCGTATGCGAAAGCGCGAAGTGTCCGAATCGTTCGGAATGCTGGAGTCAGCAGACGGCGACGTTCATGATTGGCGGCAACGTCTGCACGCGACCGTGCGGTTTCTGTTCGGTGCCGAAGGGCAAGACAACGGCCCTGGAAATCGACGAACCCGAACGAGTCGCCGAAGCGGCCGAACGTCTGGGTTTGAAGTACGTCGTGATCACATCCGTCACGCGAGACGACCTGCCCGATGGTGGTGCCGAACACTGGTACGACACCGTCCTCGCAGTGCGCAACCGCACCGGCGCGGATGTGGAAGTGCTGACGCCGGACTTCATGGGCAATCGAGCGGCCATCAGCCGCGTCATCGAAGCTCGCCCCGACGTCTTCAACCACAACACAGAAACCGTACCTCGGCTGTATCACAAGGTGCGAAGAAACGCCGAATACCAGCGGACTCTTGATCTTCTAAAGCAGGTCAAGGACGAAGCGCCCGACATGCCCACCAAAAGCGGCTTGATGCTGGGGTTGGGGGAAACTCGCGAAGAATTAATGGACGTCTGTGCCGACCTGCGAGCCGTCGGTTGCGACATGATCACGCTGGGTCAGTACCTGCAGCCATCGCCCGATCACCTGCCCGTTGATCGCTATGTGCCGCCTGAAGAATTCGACGAAATCGGAGAACTCTGTCGCAAACTCGGGTTCCGCATGGTCGCCAGCGGGCCTTTCGTCCGCAGCAGTTACCATGCTGGCGAAATGACGGACCACATGGATTCCGGAACTCAGCCCGTGATGATGAATGAGGGCATGGCCCTCAACCCGGTGCCAGGGAAAGTCTTTTGA
- the tsaB gene encoding tRNA (adenosine(37)-N6)-threonylcarbamoyltransferase complex dimerization subunit type 1 TsaB → MRILAVDTSGFEGSVALSDDRTVVAERQLSAEGRRHAQTLVSEVDALLKEQSLRPSDIDAVAVSIGPGSFTGLRVGVVFAKTFAWANGAQLVAVDTLQAVAQQIGEEHETVTVISDAQRREVFLNEYQWDAATNARTPVGEIRICTVDSLLSAVEDHEPSATELFSGPGLTKFGEELAGRYSLAEESLWIPRAASVAQIGSLMLNDNKIADAYTLEPLYIRRSYAEEKAAKTS, encoded by the coding sequence ATGAGAATCCTGGCAGTTGATACGTCCGGCTTCGAAGGCTCCGTCGCGCTGTCTGACGACCGCACCGTGGTCGCTGAACGTCAGCTCAGCGCAGAAGGTCGTCGGCATGCTCAGACACTGGTCTCTGAAGTCGACGCCTTGCTGAAGGAACAGTCGTTGCGGCCATCTGACATCGATGCGGTCGCCGTCAGCATCGGCCCCGGCAGCTTCACCGGCTTGCGAGTCGGCGTGGTGTTCGCAAAGACGTTTGCCTGGGCCAACGGTGCACAGCTTGTCGCAGTCGACACGCTGCAGGCGGTTGCTCAACAGATCGGCGAGGAACATGAAACCGTCACCGTCATCAGCGACGCTCAACGCCGTGAAGTTTTCCTCAACGAATATCAGTGGGATGCAGCCACCAACGCACGCACACCTGTTGGTGAAATCCGTATCTGCACAGTCGATTCATTGCTGTCCGCAGTGGAAGACCACGAACCCAGCGCAACCGAACTTTTCTCCGGCCCCGGTCTCACGAAGTTTGGCGAGGAGCTTGCCGGTCGATATTCACTGGCCGAAGAGTCGCTTTGGATCCCACGAGCCGCTTCGGTAGCCCAAATCGGCAGCCTCATGCTGAACGACAACAAGATCGCCGACGCGTACACGCTGGAACCCTTGTACATCCGCCGCAGCTACGCCGAAGAAAAAGCTGCAAAAACGTCGTAG
- a CDS encoding aldo/keto reductase — protein sequence MKRRQLGRSDIQVSTVAMGCWPIAGITTLNATKAESLRTLEAAIDCGINFFDTAYAYGIDGESESMIGEVIRDRRDDVVIATKGGIHRVGRGQDYDARPETIRRECDESLARLGTDRVELYYLHAPDPNTPIAETAAAIADLIQQGKVLTAGASNLNVAQLKEFHDVCPLTAVQPHFNMLQQEIELDIAPWCGENQVSLCIYWPLMKGLLAGKLPRDHKFDPKDGRAKYPMFQGEEWQKNQDFLDDLRLIAEDVDCTVAQLVVAWTISRPGITSALCGAKRDWQIRETAEAMSLELNTTTKQRIDDALQRRGPAVSRAAV from the coding sequence ATGAAGCGCCGTCAACTTGGACGATCGGACATTCAGGTGTCGACTGTTGCGATGGGCTGTTGGCCGATCGCAGGCATCACGACACTGAATGCGACAAAGGCCGAGAGCCTGAGAACTCTTGAAGCTGCGATCGACTGCGGCATCAATTTCTTCGATACAGCGTACGCTTACGGTATCGATGGCGAAAGTGAATCGATGATCGGTGAGGTCATTCGCGACCGTCGGGATGATGTGGTCATCGCTACGAAAGGAGGCATTCACCGCGTCGGAAGAGGGCAGGATTACGACGCTAGGCCGGAGACCATTCGGCGAGAATGTGACGAATCGCTGGCACGACTCGGCACTGATCGCGTTGAGCTGTACTACCTGCACGCTCCCGATCCCAACACTCCGATTGCGGAGACCGCTGCCGCGATCGCGGATTTGATTCAGCAGGGCAAAGTACTGACGGCTGGCGCATCGAATCTGAATGTCGCTCAGTTAAAAGAGTTTCATGACGTCTGTCCGCTAACGGCAGTGCAGCCGCACTTCAACATGCTGCAGCAGGAAATCGAACTGGATATCGCTCCGTGGTGCGGCGAAAACCAGGTCTCACTGTGCATCTATTGGCCGCTAATGAAGGGGCTGCTGGCGGGGAAACTGCCTCGCGATCACAAGTTTGATCCGAAAGACGGCCGAGCCAAGTACCCGATGTTTCAGGGCGAAGAGTGGCAGAAGAATCAAGACTTTCTTGATGACCTGCGTCTGATCGCCGAAGACGTCGACTGTACGGTCGCTCAACTGGTCGTGGCATGGACGATCAGTCGTCCGGGAATCACGTCAGCATTGTGCGGAGCAAAGCGAGACTGGCAGATCCGCGAAACGGCAGAGGCAATGTCGTTGGAACTGAATACCACAACGAAGCAGCGAATTGACGACGCATTGCAGCGCCGTGGTCCGGCAGTGTCGCGAGCAGCCGTGTGA
- a CDS encoding isochorismatase family protein has translation MRCLVFAVGLMMCSILLSPARAQSSANNRTYQNKLTRIPDPKPILADHPEFFEPILEQAHFEAPALVVDENATLDVRAWRFSYNARGIIEMPNALNGAHTAVIMVHPWGIDDGQGWNTPEPAGVADFCTKEKNTVAGRHTRTIVRPFINSLRDDVAFVMYSLPGSKDVIRKKLYRSFTHKPTKAERQRGQTELQDKLHNFDYKGEALPAQLTLSRDKPVIDYFRQFPGLDAGPKFNNEGFWNQPIPVSSDVDVHPDDVVIYDAEVYAPLKTFLQENGVRHVLLTGYATDMCFCRTTAGYENLSKDFNVFLVGDASLATFPSNNTPRFAVNAAISYAALNQLVTQVSWIKATAAKADSE, from the coding sequence ATGCGGTGCCTTGTCTTTGCAGTCGGCTTAATGATGTGCAGCATACTGCTGAGTCCGGCCCGCGCGCAGTCGTCTGCCAACAACAGAACGTACCAAAACAAGCTGACTCGCATTCCCGATCCGAAACCCATTCTCGCAGATCACCCCGAGTTCTTCGAACCCATTCTGGAGCAGGCTCATTTCGAAGCACCGGCGCTGGTGGTGGATGAGAACGCCACGCTTGATGTACGAGCCTGGCGATTCTCGTACAACGCGCGCGGAATCATTGAAATGCCGAACGCTTTGAATGGAGCTCACACGGCCGTCATCATGGTTCATCCGTGGGGTATCGATGACGGCCAGGGCTGGAACACACCGGAACCAGCCGGCGTCGCGGACTTCTGTACAAAGGAAAAGAATACTGTCGCGGGTCGACACACTCGCACAATCGTTCGACCGTTCATCAACTCGCTACGGGACGACGTCGCATTCGTGATGTACAGCCTGCCGGGTAGCAAGGATGTCATTCGAAAAAAGCTGTACCGTTCGTTCACACACAAGCCAACAAAAGCAGAACGGCAGCGGGGCCAGACGGAACTGCAAGACAAGCTGCACAACTTCGACTACAAAGGCGAGGCACTCCCGGCCCAGCTGACTTTGTCCAGGGACAAACCTGTCATCGACTACTTCCGGCAGTTTCCGGGCCTGGACGCTGGACCAAAATTCAACAACGAAGGTTTTTGGAACCAGCCCATCCCGGTTTCCTCAGATGTTGACGTGCATCCGGATGATGTTGTTATCTATGACGCGGAAGTCTACGCGCCTTTGAAGACGTTTCTTCAAGAGAACGGTGTCCGCCATGTTCTGCTGACTGGCTACGCCACGGATATGTGTTTCTGTCGCACCACGGCTGGCTACGAAAACCTGTCGAAAGACTTCAACGTTTTCCTGGTTGGCGACGCATCTCTTGCCACATTTCCTTCCAATAACACTCCGCGGTTCGCAGTGAATGCCGCCATTTCCTACGCCGCGTTAAATCAATTGGTGACTCAGGTATCGTGGATTAAAGCCACGGCAGCAAAGGCAGATTCGGAATGA
- a CDS encoding polysaccharide deacetylase family protein: MSISTPINRRQSLSLLAGAASAMLPRRICAAGTDSEQAQIAITLDLEMSRNFPRWEDTKWDYEKGNLDDATKAYTVEACRRVKQNGGVIHCFCVGQVLEHEDVTWLSNIAKDGHPIGNHTYDHVNILAEKSGAIQFKFKRAPWLISGKKPGDVIRENIQLTTKALKQRIGVDNRGFRTPGGFHNGLAEREDLQKMLLECGFRWCSAKYPQHANTKPGQQPTEDVYRRIVEAHASAQPFVYPSGLIEVPMSPISDIGAFRSGRWKLDWFLESIRRVFAWTVEHKAVFDFLAHPSCLVAIDPKFRAIDLLCELVAESKGRARIADLDMIAATVAKFQ; this comes from the coding sequence ATGAGTATCTCAACACCGATCAACCGGCGGCAGTCCTTGAGCCTGCTGGCCGGCGCCGCTTCTGCAATGTTGCCACGCAGAATCTGCGCGGCAGGTACTGATTCGGAACAGGCCCAGATCGCGATCACGCTTGATTTGGAAATGAGTCGCAATTTCCCGCGCTGGGAAGATACCAAGTGGGATTACGAAAAAGGGAATCTGGACGACGCAACAAAGGCTTACACCGTCGAAGCGTGTCGGCGGGTTAAGCAGAATGGCGGTGTGATTCACTGCTTCTGCGTCGGTCAGGTGCTTGAGCACGAAGATGTAACGTGGCTGTCAAATATCGCGAAGGACGGTCACCCGATCGGCAATCACACCTATGACCATGTCAACATCCTCGCAGAAAAATCAGGCGCCATTCAGTTCAAGTTCAAGAGAGCCCCGTGGCTCATCAGCGGGAAGAAGCCCGGTGATGTCATTCGAGAAAACATTCAGCTAACAACGAAGGCTCTAAAGCAACGGATCGGCGTCGACAACCGAGGCTTCCGCACGCCGGGCGGCTTCCACAATGGTCTTGCTGAACGTGAAGACTTGCAGAAAATGTTACTGGAATGCGGCTTCAGGTGGTGCAGCGCAAAGTATCCTCAACACGCCAACACAAAGCCCGGTCAACAACCGACTGAAGACGTGTACCGCAGGATCGTGGAAGCTCACGCGAGTGCTCAACCGTTCGTTTATCCATCGGGGTTGATCGAAGTCCCCATGAGTCCAATCAGCGACATCGGTGCGTTTCGTAGCGGCCGTTGGAAACTGGACTGGTTTCTGGAATCCATCCGCCGCGTGTTTGCGTGGACCGTCGAACACAAGGCTGTGTTCGATTTTCTGGCTCACCCGTCCTGCCTTGTGGCCATCGATCCAAAGTTTCGCGCAATCGATCTGCTATGTGAACTGGTCGCGGAATCCAAAGGTCGAGCCCGAATTGCAGACCTTGACATGATCGCGGCGACAGTCGCCAAATTTCAATAA